CGCTGTCGCCCGTGCTGACCGCCGGCTTCTCGCGGCTCCTCCTCCCGAGCGAGCGACTGACGCCGCTTGGCGTCGCCGGACTCCTGCTCGGCTTCGTCGGCGTCGCGATACTCGCCGTCGAGGACCCGCGCCGGCTCACGGTCGCGCCCGGGCTGGTCGCCGTCTTCTTCGCCGTGGTCGCGTTCGCGGCCGGGTCGGTCGTGAACCGGCGACTCGACGCCGCGCTCCCGGACGCCTCGCTCGAAGCGTGGGCGATGGTCATCGGCGCGGGACTGCTACACGTCGGCAGTGTCGCAGTCGGTGAGTCCGTGGCCGACGTGGCGGTGACGCCCCGGTCGGTCGGTGCGTTGTTGTTCCTGTCGCTGGCCGCGAGCGCGGTCGGCTTCCTCATCTACTTCGACCTCTTGGCGCGACTCGGCCCCGTCGAAATCAACCTCGTCTCCTACGCGGCCCCGGTCGCAACCGCGGTCGTCGGCTTCCTCTTCCTCGGCGAGATTATCGACGCGCGGACAGTCGTCGGCTTCGCCGTCATCCTCGCGGGGTTTCTGCTCGTGAAGCGGCGAGCGGTCGCCACGGCCCTGGGGTGAGACGCCCCGTACTGTTTTGCCCGCGGGCGGTGAGTCGCAAATCAAGATGGGAGATTCGAGCGCGGGCGACCCCGTCGGGGAACAGTTCGGCGACGAGGACCTCTATGACGTAGCCGAGTGGGACCAGCGGAGCCTGCTCGATACGCTGGCGGTGAAGACGCACGGCGCAGTCCGGTGGGGCGGGAAGGGACTGCTCATCCTCACGGCGCTGCTCCTGTTGGTCGCGCAGGTGGGCGTCATCGGCTACGCCATCTACCGGAATCCGGCGATCGGAGGGTTGACGCTGCTGTCGGTGGTGCCGGCGCTCGGGCTGGCCGGCTTCGTCTGGTACCACGACGAGACGATGCGGGAACCGTGGTGGCCACTCGCGGTCACGTTCATCCTCGCTATCCTGTTTGCCTCCTTCGCCGCGACGGTGAACACGGCGCTCAGCCCGCTGTTCGACGGGATTCAGTTCGGGATGGTGCTCTTCTTCTTCCTCGTCGTCGGTCCCGGCGAGGAGTTCGTCAAGTGGCTCGCCATCCGGGTGTACGCGTTCGACCGCTCGGCGTTCAACGCCGTCATCGACGGCGCGGTGTACGGAGCCGTCGCGGGGCTCGGCTTCGCCACCGTCGAGAACGCGCTGTACATCGTGCAGGGCGTCATCCGCGCGAACGCGCTCACCGGCCCGGGCACCGTCGAGGCGGGCTTCCAGACGGCCTACGCCCGCGCGTTCGTCGGTCCCGGCCACGTCATCTACTCCGCCTTCGCCGGCTACTATCTCGGGCTCGCGAAGTTCAATCCCGAGGACGCCGGACCCATCGTCGTGAAGGGGCTGCTCATCGCCGCGGCCATCCACGCGACGTACAACAGCATCGTCACCTACGTCTCCTTCCCGGGGATTACCTTCCTGCTCTTCATCCTCGTCTACGACGGCGTCTTCGGCTACATCCTCTACCGGAAGCTCAGCCGCTACAACAGCTACTACACACGCGTGACCGACGAGGACGACGAGCCGACCGTCGAGCCGGCCATCACGCGCATCGACGACGTCTAAACTAACGACGGGGCGTCCTTCGCCTCGCCCAGCCGCTCGACCTGTTCTTCCGAGAGGTCGACCTCGGTCGCGCCGAGATTCTCTTCCAGCTGATCGACCGTGCGCGCCCCGATGATGGGGGCGGTCATCGTCTCCTGTTCCAGCAGCCACGCGATGGCCACCTGCACCGGCGAGGCGTCCTCCTCGTCGGCGACGGCCCGTACCTCGTCGAGTACGTCGAAGTTCTCCTCTGTCAGGTAGCGGTCCTCGAACCGGTCGCTCTCCGCGCCGCGGGTCCCGTCGGGAATCTCATCGCGCGTGTACTTCCCGGAGAGGAAGCCGCCGCCGAGTGGCGACCACGGACACATCCCGATGTCGTACTCGGCGAGCGCGTCGACGTAGTCGTACTCCACCTCCTTCGTGACGAGGCTGTAGCGCGGCTGAGCGACCGTGAACGGCTCGTACCCCTCGCGCTGTGCGATTTCGTTCGCCTGGGCGATGCGCCACGCGTTCGGCTCCATCGTCGAGGTGCCGAGGTGGTTCACCTTCCCCGACCGCACGAGTCCATCGAGGGTGCGCATCAGCTCCTCGGCGGGCGTGGCGTCGTCCCAGCGGTGGATGTAGAGCACGTCGATGTACTCCGTACCGAGCCGGTCGAGAATTCTGTCGATCTGTCGGCGGATGTGTTTCCGGGAGAGTCCCCGCCCGTTCGGGTCGTCCTCGCGGGTGGGCCAGTACACCTTCGAGGCGATGACGAAATCCTCGCGGTCGTGGTCGGCGAGCCAGTCGCCGATCCACTCTTCGCTCAGGCCGCCGCCGTACACGTCGGCGGTGTCGATGAAGTTGCCGCCGGCGTCGGCGTACGCGTCGAGCAGTTTGTGCGCCTGCCGTTTGTCGACCTCGTAGCCGTCGTCCGTCTCGCGGCCGAACCGCCACGTCCCGAAGGAAATCTCCGTCACCGCCGTCCCGGTGTTGCCGAGTTGGGTGTACTCCATACCGACCGTCCGGCCGGCGGTCACCTCAACGTTCTGCTACCCGAGGGTGACGACGGAAACCTCGTGGCTCCCCTCGACGGTGTCGATGGTGGTGGACTCGAGCACGCTCGTCGCGACCGTTCGCCGCCAGTCGTCGACGGCCTCGGCGTGGGCGTCGCGGTGGCGCTCGACGGAGTACTCACCCGCCTCGCGAAGCTGTTCGTCGGTGTCGTCGGGCGTCGGAAACGCCGGCACGTCAGCCACGAGCAGTTCGGGGGCGACGTGAATCGGCCGCGGGTCGTCGTAGTCGGCCTCCTGGCCGTCGAGATGAAGCCGTGCGCGGATGCGACCCGAGAAGGGCGGCGTGATACGGAGGACTGCGCCGGCGTCGCGCCGGACGTTCGCCTCCAGGGCGGTGACGATGTCGTCGGTGTGGACGACGACGCGGTCGATGACGGTCGGGCTGTCGGACTCCACGCTCGACGGGACGGGACACAGCGAGAAGAGCGTTCGGCTACTGGGGGTCGAACGTCTGCCCGCGGAACCACAGCGCCCACGCCGTGACGACCACGCCGCCGTAGCCGAGCACCCAGATGAGCGACCCCACGCGCCCGAGTCCCAACTGTGCGAAGACGTAGTTGCCCAGCCCGGCAATCGCGATAATCGCCGCGAACAGGCCGGCAAGCGGGAGCCAGTCGGGGCTGTCCGTGCTGTCTGCCATACCCGCAGTTACCGTCGTAGCCACCTGAATCCGCCGGTCCGTGACGCCCTCTCACGCGGTCGACGCGATTATCAGCCGTCGTCTAAATCCTCGTGTATGCACCTCCACCGACTGCCGGACGGCACCGACGACCTGTTCTGGCGGTACGTCCAGTACGCCTTCCAGCCGGACGCCGGTCCCGAACTCGAGGAGTCCGATCGCCCGGACCCGCCGCACACGCGCTACGGTCTGTACCCGGACACGTCGGTGACGGCCGACGGCGAGCCGGTTACCATCTGCTCGTCGTACGACTTCTCGATGTGGGCGCGCGACAGCCGCGTCTCGGCGGGCGGACTCTCGACCGTCGCGACCCCGCCGGAACACCGGCGCAACGGCTACGTCGAGGTGATGCTCCGGAAGCTCTGTCGGCGCTACCGCGAGACGGACACTCCCGTTTCGGTCCTGTGGCCGTTCAAACACGCCTTCTACGCGCAGTTCGGCTGGGCGACCGCCAGCCGCAGACTGAAGTGGGAGACGGAGCCGTCCACGCTGCGGTCCGCGGCCGCGACCGGCGGCACGTGGGAGCGGGTCGGCCGCGACGCGTGGGAGTCGCTCGACGCGATTCACGAGGCCGCCACCGGCACGGACGACCTCTCGCTCGACCGGTCGGAGGCGTGGTGGCGCACCCGCCAACTCCGGAGCTTCGACACCGACCCGTACGTCTACCGGTGGCGCGACGCCGACGGCGACGCCCGGGCGTGGCTCGCGTACACCATCGACGGCGACTGGGGCGACCGCACCCTCTACGTTCGGAGCTACGACGCCGCCGATACCGAGGCGTTCCGCCATCTGCTCGGTTTCCTCACCGACCACGACTCGCAGGTCGGCGAGGTCCAGCTTGAGACGGCGACCGACAGCCCGCTGCACGCGATGGTGGACGACCCCGACGACCTCTCGCCGAAGCTGACGACCGGGCCGATGATTCGGTTCGTCGACGTGCCGGTGGCGCTCGAAGCGCTCTCGTACCCCGACGGCGTCGACGCGACGGTCGAGGTCGGGATTCGCGACCCGCTGCTCGATTCAGTGGCCGGGCGCTACCGGCTCGCCGTCGCC
This portion of the Halosegnis longus genome encodes:
- a CDS encoding DMT family transporter; this encodes MRHRNLLLFATLAAVWGSAFVAIKAGLGTPDAPAGFFETPVLFAALRFDIAGVVMLAYAAVATDRLVPEGRREWASVVSTAVLIITLYHALLFVGETDPAVSSAAAAIVVSLSPVLTAGFSRLLLPSERLTPLGVAGLLLGFVGVAILAVEDPRRLTVAPGLVAVFFAVVAFAAGSVVNRRLDAALPDASLEAWAMVIGAGLLHVGSVAVGESVADVAVTPRSVGALLFLSLAASAVGFLIYFDLLARLGPVEINLVSYAAPVATAVVGFLFLGEIIDARTVVGFAVILAGFLLVKRRAVATALG
- a CDS encoding PrsW family intramembrane metalloprotease, which encodes MGDSSAGDPVGEQFGDEDLYDVAEWDQRSLLDTLAVKTHGAVRWGGKGLLILTALLLLVAQVGVIGYAIYRNPAIGGLTLLSVVPALGLAGFVWYHDETMREPWWPLAVTFILAILFASFAATVNTALSPLFDGIQFGMVLFFFLVVGPGEEFVKWLAIRVYAFDRSAFNAVIDGAVYGAVAGLGFATVENALYIVQGVIRANALTGPGTVEAGFQTAYARAFVGPGHVIYSAFAGYYLGLAKFNPEDAGPIVVKGLLIAAAIHATYNSIVTYVSFPGITFLLFILVYDGVFGYILYRKLSRYNSYYTRVTDEDDEPTVEPAITRIDDV
- a CDS encoding aldo/keto reductase — encoded protein: MEYTQLGNTGTAVTEISFGTWRFGRETDDGYEVDKRQAHKLLDAYADAGGNFIDTADVYGGGLSEEWIGDWLADHDREDFVIASKVYWPTREDDPNGRGLSRKHIRRQIDRILDRLGTEYIDVLYIHRWDDATPAEELMRTLDGLVRSGKVNHLGTSTMEPNAWRIAQANEIAQREGYEPFTVAQPRYSLVTKEVEYDYVDALAEYDIGMCPWSPLGGGFLSGKYTRDEIPDGTRGAESDRFEDRYLTEENFDVLDEVRAVADEEDASPVQVAIAWLLEQETMTAPIIGARTVDQLEENLGATEVDLSEEQVERLGEAKDAPSLV
- a CDS encoding GNAT family N-acetyltransferase; amino-acid sequence: MHLHRLPDGTDDLFWRYVQYAFQPDAGPELEESDRPDPPHTRYGLYPDTSVTADGEPVTICSSYDFSMWARDSRVSAGGLSTVATPPEHRRNGYVEVMLRKLCRRYRETDTPVSVLWPFKHAFYAQFGWATASRRLKWETEPSTLRSAAATGGTWERVGRDAWESLDAIHEAATGTDDLSLDRSEAWWRTRQLRSFDTDPYVYRWRDADGDARAWLAYTIDGDWGDRTLYVRSYDAADTEAFRHLLGFLTDHDSQVGEVQLETATDSPLHAMVDDPDDLSPKLTTGPMIRFVDVPVALEALSYPDGVDATVEVGIRDPLLDSVAGRYRLAVADGAATVERRGDDPTGDAVASIGAFSQLAVGYRGASDLAATDDLDADSEAVETLAAVFPATTTYLREGF